In Lewinellaceae bacterium, a single window of DNA contains:
- the typA gene encoding translational GTPase TypA: MKIRNIAIIAHVDHGKTTLVDKMIHAGKLFADHERPGDLIMDSNDLEKERGITILAKNVAIRYLDTKINIIDTPGHSDFGGEVERVLNMADGVLLLVDAFEGPMPQTRFVTQKAIELGLKPIVVVNKVDKENCTPDETQEAVFDLMYNLDASEDQLDFPTIFGSAKQGWMSTDWREPTTDIITLLDAIVEHIPAPEVEEGTPQLLITSLDYSSYIGRIAIGRLQRGKLRNGQQVSLVKKDGSIQKSRIRNLFVFEGFDRMEVEEVPAGEICAIFGVEGFDIGDTIADPDAPEALPTISIDEPTMSMVFTINDSPFFGREGKYVTSRHLKERLWKELERNLALRVEETGSADTFRVFGRGVLHLSVLIETMRREGYEMQIGQPQVITRRIDGAVHEPVEELTIDLPNEISGTAIDMVTRRKGLMLSMDPKGERVQLRFEIPSRGIIGLRSQMLTATAGEAIMSHRFLEFQPHKGDIPGRINGSLIALETGMAIPYSLNNLQDRGKFFVAPGDEVYEGQVIGENSRPGDLVVNVTKTKKLTNMRASGSDDKLKLTPPKRFTLEEALEYIQEDEFVEVTPGSLRLRKTLLKEHERKRSKNKALA; encoded by the coding sequence ATGAAGATTAGAAATATCGCCATCATCGCCCACGTCGACCACGGCAAAACGACCTTGGTCGACAAGATGATCCACGCCGGCAAGCTCTTTGCCGACCACGAGCGGCCGGGCGACCTTATCATGGACAGCAACGACCTGGAGAAGGAGCGGGGCATCACCATCCTGGCCAAGAACGTGGCCATACGATACCTGGACACCAAGATCAACATCATCGACACCCCCGGCCACAGCGATTTCGGCGGCGAGGTAGAGCGGGTGCTCAACATGGCCGACGGCGTATTGCTGCTGGTGGACGCCTTCGAGGGCCCCATGCCGCAAACCCGCTTCGTAACCCAGAAAGCCATCGAGCTGGGCCTCAAGCCCATCGTGGTGGTCAACAAGGTAGATAAGGAGAATTGCACGCCGGACGAGACCCAGGAGGCCGTGTTCGACCTGATGTACAACCTCGATGCTTCCGAAGACCAACTGGACTTCCCCACCATCTTCGGCTCCGCCAAGCAAGGCTGGATGAGCACCGACTGGCGGGAACCTACCACTGATATTATTACGCTGCTGGATGCCATCGTCGAGCACATCCCCGCGCCGGAGGTGGAAGAAGGCACCCCTCAGCTGCTGATCACCTCGCTCGACTACTCCTCCTACATTGGCCGCATTGCCATCGGCCGCCTGCAGCGGGGCAAACTGCGCAACGGGCAGCAAGTATCCCTGGTGAAAAAAGACGGCTCCATCCAGAAATCGCGCATCCGCAACCTTTTCGTTTTCGAAGGTTTTGACCGGATGGAAGTGGAGGAGGTGCCCGCCGGAGAAATCTGCGCCATTTTCGGAGTAGAAGGATTTGATATTGGCGACACCATCGCCGACCCGGATGCGCCGGAAGCGCTGCCTACCATCTCCATCGACGAACCGACGATGAGCATGGTGTTCACCATCAACGATTCGCCATTCTTCGGCAGGGAAGGCAAGTACGTTACTTCCCGCCACCTCAAAGAGCGCCTGTGGAAAGAACTGGAGCGCAACCTTGCGCTGCGGGTGGAAGAAACGGGCTCCGCCGACACCTTCCGGGTATTTGGCCGGGGCGTGCTGCACTTGTCAGTGCTGATCGAGACCATGCGCCGCGAAGGCTACGAGATGCAGATCGGCCAGCCCCAGGTGATCACCAGGCGCATCGATGGCGCCGTGCACGAGCCGGTAGAAGAACTGACCATCGACCTGCCCAACGAAATATCGGGCACGGCAATCGACATGGTCACCCGCCGCAAGGGCCTCATGTTGTCTATGGATCCGAAGGGCGAGCGCGTACAACTGCGTTTCGAAATTCCTTCCCGAGGCATCATCGGCCTGCGCAGCCAGATGCTGACGGCCACAGCGGGCGAGGCCATCATGTCGCATCGCTTTCTGGAATTTCAGCCTCATAAAGGCGACATTCCCGGCCGCATCAACGGCTCCCTGATCGCTTTGGAAACCGGCATGGCCATCCCCTACAGCCTCAACAACCTGCAGGACCGCGGCAAGTTCTTCGTCGCGCCCGGCGATGAAGTCTACGAAGGGCAGGTCATCGGCGAAAACAGCCGCCCGGGCGACCTGGTGGTCAATGTCACTAAAACCAAGAAGCTGACCAATATGCGGGCCTCCGGCTCGGACGATAAGCTGAAACTCACTCCTCCCAAGCGCTTTACGCTGGAAGAGGCTCTGGAATACATTCAGGAGGATGAATTTGTGGAAGTGACGCCCGGTTCTCTCCGCCTGCGCAAGACCCTGCTCAAAGAACACGAACGCAAGCGCTCGAAAAATAAGGCCCTGGCTTAG
- the ftsZ gene encoding cell division protein FtsZ has translation MVFDLPKDESPIIKVLGVGGGGSNAVTHMFKQGIVGVDFAICNTDSQAMELSKVPTKIQLGPNLTEGRGAGSKPNIGKMACEESIEDLRRYLENNCRMLFITAGMGGGTGTGAAPIIAKTAKEMDILTVGIVTLPFTFEGRRRISQGGEGLEELKRHVDTLIVVSNDKLRQIHGNLSISEAFANADNILTTAAKGIAEIITVPGYVNVDFEDVNTVMRDSGVAIMGTASAAGDDRAKRAVDEALHSPLLEDNDIQGAQHILLNITSGTKEVTMDEIFEITEFVQEEAGFGTDLIWGNCYDESLGDKISVTVIATGFEHRKKINREKEVDNSRIVVSLDDELSDKKKKGLADIGFEEEEDQAKTFDFDDIRAAADKFRNRYSYQEPYLKDEDKEQQEEAQRKRMEEERKRREKLRSHRVKLSNPKAVIELENEPAFQRRGVNLDDVPDSSEQVRSKWTISDDEEPEIRAGNSFLHDNVD, from the coding sequence ATGGTATTTGATTTGCCTAAGGATGAAAGCCCGATCATAAAAGTGCTGGGCGTAGGTGGCGGCGGCAGCAATGCTGTGACCCACATGTTCAAGCAAGGGATAGTGGGGGTGGATTTCGCGATCTGCAATACCGACTCTCAGGCCATGGAACTGAGTAAGGTGCCCACCAAAATACAACTCGGCCCCAACCTCACGGAAGGCCGGGGCGCCGGCTCCAAGCCCAATATTGGAAAGATGGCCTGCGAGGAGTCTATTGAGGACCTGCGCCGCTATCTGGAAAACAACTGCCGGATGTTGTTCATCACCGCCGGCATGGGCGGCGGCACCGGTACGGGCGCAGCCCCTATCATCGCCAAGACCGCCAAGGAAATGGATATCCTTACGGTTGGTATTGTTACGCTTCCCTTCACCTTTGAAGGGCGCCGGCGAATCTCCCAGGGCGGAGAAGGCCTGGAGGAACTGAAACGGCACGTCGATACCCTGATCGTAGTCTCCAACGACAAGCTGCGGCAGATCCACGGCAACCTCTCCATCTCCGAGGCTTTTGCCAATGCTGATAATATTCTGACTACGGCGGCCAAAGGCATCGCCGAGATCATTACCGTTCCTGGCTATGTGAACGTCGACTTCGAAGACGTAAATACTGTTATGCGCGATAGCGGCGTGGCCATCATGGGCACTGCATCCGCCGCCGGCGACGACCGCGCCAAGCGCGCCGTAGACGAGGCCCTGCACTCTCCGCTGCTGGAGGACAACGACATTCAGGGCGCCCAACACATCCTGCTGAACATCACTTCGGGAACGAAGGAGGTCACTATGGACGAGATCTTCGAGATCACCGAGTTCGTCCAGGAAGAGGCCGGCTTCGGCACCGACCTCATCTGGGGCAACTGCTACGATGAGTCGCTGGGCGACAAAATCAGCGTGACCGTCATCGCCACCGGCTTCGAGCACCGCAAGAAAATAAACCGGGAAAAAGAGGTGGACAACAGCCGCATCGTCGTCTCCCTGGATGACGAGCTATCGGACAAGAAAAAAAAAGGTTTGGCGGACATAGGCTTTGAAGAGGAAGAAGACCAGGCCAAAACGTTTGATTTTGACGACATCCGCGCTGCGGCCGATAAATTCCGCAACCGCTATTCCTACCAGGAGCCTTACCTCAAGGACGAGGATAAGGAGCAGCAGGAAGAGGCACAGCGCAAGCGGATGGAAGAGGAGCGGAAGCGCCGCGAGAAACTGCGCAGCCACCGGGTGAAACTCAGCAACCCCAAAGCGGTGATCGAGCTGGAAAACGAGCCGGCCTTCCAGCGCCGGGGCGTCAACCTGGACGATGTGCCGGATAGCTCCGAGCAGGTTCGTTCCAAGTGGACCATCTCCGACGACGAGGAACCGGAAATCCGCGCGGGCAACTCTTTCCTGCATGATAATGTGGATTGA
- a CDS encoding PKD domain-containing protein codes for MSSPYRPVRRLFTGALLFFTNTIELMSAPKIRIALWIAALLLSVNSLSGQCNLADQCGDLQPQGGFGPDSPTFFCEGDTVEFINNSDPNLVDSTIIDWGDGIVEKLPGTPSFMHVYDFPDDTCLVNSSSLTLPIIMTVINNCPAGVSRNCLIIFVRIRVEPVAIFDEPEALCVGEVATFMNASCNNGETFSYEWTFENNGGSQDANPSVIYDQRGFYDIGLRVTNQCGSDFTRETIEIRDVPTAIGDSELISSSDCAPATFEFFNNSIDEDLFEWQFFPNSGVDFTDSTGIGYFPNDGAYQALLIAENPCGMDTAVLDFEVFDVPSVILGPPPPPTCDTLVFTPDITYDGSVSQLQWTFPGADVASTTDSFPTVTYTNPGVYSFTLSASGPCGNFFLRDSVEVLAREDVSFAPIDLVCNTTDPFQLQATPSSGMWTGNGVSGSGLFDPNSADIGQNILTYVASAGGCESTGQLVIDVVEAEEVDIGTPLDTFCVDAGQATFSFTPAGGIWTGPGIVNPAQGIFDPEAAGAGEFDLTYELGDPTGCTIRKTKTVRVEPLPGLSVAPNPSTCEISGDILLADVVNLQATPGGTLAWSGDGVVNSATGAFNADSLFGATTADITVTNTSPFGCDTILSFTLELRDYEQAEVAEPAMIACSGGNPLFLEATPAGGEWAGPQADSNTGEVTVSLLSPGAYAYVYTIGANTPCESRDTVELTVLDAANSVTVGQDIFACVSDGAVDLPAASPGSGDWQGPGVSNGNQVNVQLLPGPGDYAYTYTVDALPEACNSAEAMLTVLPLPEPAFAFDSLACEGAPVSFANETINADVYSWDFGDMSAGSSEVNPQHPYAQSNTFTVTLTAESLNPLDGSVVCSAQLARDVYVSQAPELVSFNTDVNQGCAPLSVTFDNQSVGDNLSFVWDFGGLDTSFLASPGAVTFPQGIADTAYTVTLSVANGCGGAADTTEIIVLPQPQANFGVTFEGLCSGDTLYLNNISTGNPEQNFWFMNSRTLDRIYSTVNPPPIIPFAEGMPDTLSILLVAQNGCGRDSMEQLVVVNPTDVSALINSSAQEVCVGDTLRLESFSTPGAPVRWVISDGNVYTGSSVGHIFEAPGVYEVALYVEGCGADSMAVPIVALPLPEVALNFLPSACAENPVRFDVITNADGQILYFGDGDSTLASVAQHIYATAGTYFPRVTAVTAQGCRNTLARGPLEIAPLPIVAIAEMDSVCQGAAANFLSQSIGNASCLWFFGDGNGADACQVSHIYNSAGVFDATLIAVSGLGCRDSLTRPVYVRPGPTADFEINQEEICAPAAVLFSDHSTGATGLRWELGDGSTGSEADFTHTYEAAGDFEVRLIVTNEGICRDTAVRQLTIYGPPEGNYELIETCTQEEGYTLDVEAAPDDFVVFSGQGYSQAGTHHEGLAPGTYTLELESAQGCLATREVLVPQVQELIARIIRDSFFIELGESVNLVVNVNQAGTQVVWSPGGSLSDNSIVNPEATPFFTTRYLVEVTNEKGCIKRDTAIIQVAIERERGIFIPNAFTPDGSGHNDVFRIMNTNSGLVSAPVLRVFDRWGELVYEALDCPASELQDCGWNGTFKGQKAEQGVYTYYAELLFADGFVRVAKGNVTLIR; via the coding sequence ATGAGTAGCCCCTACAGGCCAGTTCGCCGCCTGTTCACCGGGGCTTTGCTGTTTTTTACCAATACTATCGAGCTTATGTCAGCGCCCAAGATCCGAATTGCTCTATGGATAGCTGCCCTGCTGCTGTCTGTAAATTCTCTTTCCGGCCAATGCAACCTGGCCGATCAATGTGGAGACCTGCAACCTCAGGGAGGCTTCGGGCCGGATAGCCCCACCTTTTTCTGCGAAGGAGATACGGTCGAATTCATCAACAATTCTGACCCCAACCTGGTGGACTCCACCATCATCGACTGGGGGGACGGCATTGTGGAGAAGCTTCCCGGAACGCCCAGCTTTATGCATGTCTACGATTTTCCCGATGACACCTGCCTGGTCAACTCCAGCTCCCTGACGCTTCCCATCATCATGACTGTCATCAACAACTGCCCGGCCGGGGTGAGCCGCAATTGCCTCATCATCTTCGTTCGGATACGCGTGGAACCGGTAGCTATTTTTGATGAGCCGGAGGCCCTTTGCGTCGGGGAGGTGGCCACTTTCATGAATGCTTCCTGCAACAACGGGGAAACCTTTAGTTATGAGTGGACCTTCGAAAACAATGGGGGCAGCCAGGATGCCAACCCTTCGGTGATCTACGATCAGCGAGGGTTCTACGATATAGGGCTAAGGGTAACCAACCAGTGCGGCAGCGATTTCACCCGAGAAACGATCGAGATACGGGATGTGCCGACCGCAATAGGAGATTCCGAACTGATCAGTAGTTCGGACTGCGCCCCCGCTACCTTTGAGTTCTTCAATAATTCGATTGACGAGGACCTGTTTGAATGGCAGTTTTTTCCCAATTCCGGAGTGGACTTCACCGATTCTACAGGAATAGGGTATTTTCCAAACGACGGCGCCTATCAGGCGCTGCTCATTGCCGAAAACCCTTGTGGGATGGATACTGCCGTGCTGGACTTTGAAGTCTTTGATGTGCCGTCTGTAATACTGGGGCCGCCGCCGCCGCCAACCTGCGACACCCTGGTCTTCACTCCGGATATTACCTACGATGGTTCTGTTTCCCAACTGCAATGGACTTTCCCAGGCGCGGATGTGGCTTCCACGACGGATTCCTTTCCGACCGTTACCTACACCAACCCGGGGGTTTACTCTTTTACCTTAAGCGCTTCCGGGCCCTGCGGCAATTTTTTCCTTCGGGATTCAGTGGAAGTGCTGGCCCGGGAAGACGTGAGCTTTGCTCCTATCGACCTGGTTTGCAACACTACCGATCCCTTCCAGCTCCAAGCCACCCCCTCCTCTGGAATGTGGACGGGCAATGGAGTGAGTGGAAGCGGGCTGTTCGATCCGAATTCCGCCGATATCGGGCAGAATATCCTCACTTATGTCGCCAGCGCCGGAGGCTGCGAATCAACCGGCCAACTGGTCATTGACGTAGTAGAAGCGGAGGAGGTGGATATCGGCACCCCCCTGGACACCTTCTGTGTTGATGCCGGGCAGGCCACCTTTAGTTTTACTCCGGCGGGCGGCATCTGGACGGGGCCGGGAATCGTAAATCCGGCCCAGGGCATTTTTGACCCGGAAGCAGCCGGAGCAGGCGAATTCGACCTAACTTATGAGCTTGGCGACCCGACGGGTTGCACTATTCGAAAAACCAAAACGGTCCGGGTGGAACCATTGCCCGGCCTTTCGGTGGCTCCCAACCCCTCTACCTGTGAGATCAGCGGAGACATTCTGCTGGCGGATGTGGTCAATCTTCAAGCCACTCCTGGCGGTACGCTGGCATGGAGCGGTGACGGCGTGGTGAATTCGGCCACCGGCGCCTTCAATGCCGATTCCCTGTTTGGAGCTACTACCGCCGACATTACTGTAACCAACACCAGCCCCTTTGGATGCGACACCATCCTGTCGTTCACCCTGGAACTCAGGGATTACGAGCAGGCGGAGGTGGCGGAGCCGGCGATGATAGCCTGTTCGGGCGGGAATCCCCTGTTTCTGGAGGCTACGCCGGCCGGGGGAGAATGGGCCGGGCCCCAGGCCGACTCCAATACCGGGGAAGTAACGGTATCGCTGCTCAGCCCCGGCGCTTACGCTTACGTTTACACCATTGGCGCCAATACCCCTTGTGAAAGCCGCGATACCGTGGAACTGACGGTGCTCGACGCCGCCAACAGCGTTACAGTTGGGCAGGACATTTTCGCCTGCGTCAGCGATGGGGCGGTAGACTTGCCTGCCGCTAGCCCTGGTTCCGGCGACTGGCAGGGGCCTGGCGTATCCAACGGCAACCAGGTGAATGTGCAATTGCTGCCCGGCCCTGGCGACTACGCGTATACCTACACCGTCGACGCCTTGCCAGAGGCCTGCAACTCGGCGGAAGCCATGCTTACTGTACTGCCCCTCCCCGAGCCGGCTTTTGCTTTCGATTCCCTGGCCTGTGAAGGGGCGCCGGTGAGTTTTGCCAATGAAACCATCAATGCCGATGTATACAGCTGGGACTTTGGCGACATGAGCGCCGGGTCTTCTGAAGTGAACCCCCAGCATCCTTATGCTCAGTCCAATACATTTACCGTCACCCTGACTGCCGAGAGCCTCAACCCCCTCGACGGCAGTGTGGTGTGCAGCGCTCAACTGGCCCGGGATGTATACGTTTCTCAGGCTCCGGAACTGGTCTCTTTCAACACAGATGTCAATCAAGGCTGTGCACCGCTTTCCGTAACCTTTGACAACCAGAGTGTTGGCGACAACCTTTCCTTTGTCTGGGATTTCGGAGGGCTGGACACCTCTTTCCTCGCTTCGCCGGGCGCCGTTACTTTCCCGCAAGGCATTGCCGATACGGCCTACACCGTCACCCTTTCCGTTGCCAACGGCTGTGGCGGTGCAGCGGACACAACGGAGATTATTGTTTTGCCCCAGCCTCAGGCCAATTTCGGCGTTACTTTCGAAGGATTGTGCAGCGGCGACACTTTATACCTGAATAACATCAGCACCGGCAACCCCGAACAGAATTTCTGGTTTATGAACAGCCGCACGCTGGACCGCATTTACAGCACCGTCAACCCGCCGCCGATCATCCCCTTTGCGGAAGGCATGCCGGATACCCTGTCCATTCTGCTGGTGGCGCAGAACGGCTGCGGGAGAGACTCTATGGAACAACTGGTGGTGGTCAACCCCACCGATGTCAGCGCCCTGATCAACAGCTCGGCCCAGGAGGTATGCGTGGGCGACACGCTGAGGCTGGAGAGCTTCTCCACGCCGGGCGCGCCGGTGCGCTGGGTCATTTCTGATGGAAATGTATATACTGGTTCGTCCGTGGGGCACATTTTCGAAGCCCCGGGCGTGTATGAAGTGGCCCTTTACGTGGAAGGCTGTGGCGCAGACAGCATGGCCGTGCCGATAGTGGCGCTGCCGCTTCCGGAAGTAGCGTTAAACTTTTTGCCCAGCGCCTGTGCCGAAAACCCGGTTCGGTTTGATGTCATCACCAACGCCGACGGGCAGATTCTTTACTTTGGGGACGGCGACAGCACCCTGGCCTCTGTGGCACAGCATATTTATGCTACTGCCGGCACTTATTTTCCCAGGGTTACGGCTGTAACCGCGCAGGGCTGCCGGAACACCTTGGCCAGAGGGCCGCTTGAGATTGCGCCGCTGCCCATAGTGGCCATAGCGGAAATGGACTCCGTATGCCAGGGCGCTGCCGCCAACTTCCTGAGCCAGAGCATCGGCAATGCTTCCTGCCTGTGGTTTTTCGGCGATGGCAATGGCGCCGACGCCTGCCAGGTTTCCCACATTTACAATTCCGCCGGCGTTTTCGACGCCACTTTGATCGCGGTTTCCGGGCTGGGCTGCCGCGATTCGCTAACCCGGCCAGTCTATGTACGCCCTGGCCCAACAGCAGATTTCGAAATAAACCAGGAAGAAATTTGTGCCCCTGCCGCCGTCCTTTTCTCAGACCATTCTACCGGCGCTACCGGGTTGAGGTGGGAACTGGGAGACGGCAGCACGGGCTCGGAAGCGGATTTTACCCATACCTATGAGGCTGCGGGCGACTTTGAGGTACGGCTCATTGTCACTAATGAAGGAATCTGCCGGGACACTGCTGTCCGGCAATTGACCATCTACGGCCCGCCGGAGGGCAATTACGAACTGATAGAAACCTGCACGCAGGAGGAGGGTTATACCCTAGATGTGGAGGCGGCGCCCGACGACTTTGTCGTCTTCTCCGGGCAGGGTTACAGCCAGGCCGGCACGCACCACGAAGGCCTGGCGCCGGGTACCTATACCCTCGAGCTGGAGTCCGCTCAGGGATGCCTCGCCACCAGGGAGGTACTGGTTCCTCAGGTTCAGGAACTCATCGCCCGCATAATTAGGGACTCCTTTTTCATTGAACTGGGAGAATCGGTAAATCTGGTGGTCAACGTCAACCAGGCCGGAACCCAGGTCGTCTGGTCTCCCGGCGGGAGCTTGTCCGACAATTCAATCGTCAATCCCGAGGCTACACCCTTTTTTACGACAAGGTACCTGGTGGAAGTCACCAACGAAAAGGGTTGTATCAAGAGAGACACCGCTATTATCCAGGTGGCCATCGAACGGGAACGGGGCATCTTCATTCCCAATGCGTTTACCCCCGACGGAAGCGGCCACAATGATGTGTTCCGCATTATGAATACGAATTCCGGTTTGGTAAGCGCGCCGGTTCTTCGCGTTTTCGACCGTTGGGGGGAGTTGGTGTACGAAGCGCTGGATTGCCCGGCTTCGGAGCTGCAGGACTGCGGCTGGAACGGTACGTTCAAGGGCCAGAAAGCTGAGCAGGGCGTGTACACCTACTACGCAGAGCTGCTTTTCGCCGATGGTTTCGTCCGCGTGGCCAAAGGCAACGTGACTTTGATCCGGTGA
- a CDS encoding PorP/SprF family type IX secretion system membrane protein: MQHATALSSFLLLLAFLFADSPAAAQDAHFSQFSRTPAYANPGFTGLSPGPARLSLQYRNQWPSVLGGRSYHSALAAFEWRNCLDLSFFAFGVSAQANQAGDSRYSDGQAMLSMAYHQQVNQGMFLAGGVRGGGWNYRIDESRLAFEEQFDGIGYDPNLDNFESFDQLQRTVFDLSAGLLLYDTEAAWQVGASLLHINQPLYSFLEDAQTGNRVGMGWSLQGQFGLSTNRSADSKELSLQFFYRQQALFKNSKQRMLSAGALWQLAENQKGNGFYLGLYGRVGRRAGDAGFTFDSVTPYMRVDYGDWSFGVSYDVNVSPLTNVSQLAGAVELSVQANIGDIRDCIRCPANW; this comes from the coding sequence ATGCAACACGCTACGGCCTTATCCTCCTTTCTCCTCTTGCTGGCTTTCCTGTTTGCCGACAGCCCGGCAGCAGCCCAGGACGCCCATTTTTCGCAGTTTAGCCGAACGCCGGCTTACGCCAATCCGGGATTTACCGGGCTGAGCCCGGGCCCGGCGCGATTGTCTCTGCAGTACCGCAACCAATGGCCGAGTGTGTTGGGGGGGCGGTCCTATCACTCCGCGTTGGCGGCATTTGAATGGCGCAATTGCCTGGACCTCAGCTTCTTCGCCTTTGGCGTCAGCGCTCAGGCCAACCAGGCGGGGGATTCGCGCTATTCCGACGGGCAGGCCATGCTGAGCATGGCGTATCACCAGCAGGTCAACCAGGGAATGTTTCTGGCGGGCGGCGTACGCGGCGGTGGCTGGAACTACCGCATCGATGAAAGCCGGCTGGCTTTTGAAGAGCAATTCGATGGCATAGGGTATGATCCGAACCTGGATAATTTTGAATCTTTCGACCAACTCCAGCGCACCGTTTTTGACTTGTCCGCCGGCCTTTTGCTGTACGATACGGAGGCGGCCTGGCAGGTCGGCGCCAGCCTGCTCCACATCAACCAGCCTTTGTACTCTTTCCTGGAAGACGCTCAAACCGGCAACCGGGTGGGCATGGGCTGGTCGCTGCAGGGGCAGTTTGGCCTTTCCACCAACCGCAGCGCCGACAGCAAGGAGCTGTCCCTCCAGTTTTTCTATCGCCAGCAAGCCCTATTCAAAAACAGCAAACAGCGGATGCTGTCCGCCGGCGCCCTCTGGCAACTGGCGGAAAACCAGAAGGGCAATGGTTTCTACCTGGGCCTCTACGGCCGGGTGGGGCGCCGCGCAGGAGATGCGGGGTTTACTTTTGATTCGGTTACGCCTTATATGCGGGTTGATTATGGCGACTGGAGCTTCGGCGTTTCCTATGACGTGAATGTGTCGCCGCTTACCAATGTCTCCCAACTGGCGGGGGCGGTGGAGTTGTCGGTGCAGGCCAATATCGGCGACATCCGGGATTGTATCCGTTGCCCTGCCAATTGGTGA
- a CDS encoding YqaE/Pmp3 family membrane protein yields the protein MKLPYLLACCGLFLLLNVQPAYAVVHIKSGDKVETNAEGKTALSKKELKKVKRQQRKQFKKALKAKLKEFRQENDTDLLLLVILAILLPPLGMYIYEGSATDRFWISLLLTLLFFLPGVIYTLVVILGEN from the coding sequence ATGAAATTACCTTACCTGCTCGCCTGCTGCGGCCTGTTCCTGCTCTTGAATGTTCAGCCCGCTTATGCAGTAGTCCACATTAAATCCGGAGACAAAGTAGAAACGAATGCCGAGGGAAAAACGGCCCTCAGCAAAAAAGAACTGAAAAAAGTAAAACGCCAGCAGCGCAAACAATTTAAAAAGGCGCTGAAGGCTAAACTGAAGGAGTTCCGCCAGGAGAATGACACCGACCTGTTGCTGCTGGTCATCCTGGCCATTCTGCTTCCGCCTCTGGGCATGTATATCTACGAAGGTTCCGCAACCGACCGTTTTTGGATTTCGCTGTTATTAACGCTGCTGTTCTTTTTGCCAGGAGTTATCTACACCCTGGTCGTCATCCTCGGAGAAAATTAA
- a CDS encoding HXXEE domain-containing protein has protein sequence MKPLSPTLLAWLLPATYLIHLLEEYYAGGGFPAWLSAFMNADLSTNDFLIINGIAWPVMAAFAVAYTLGWKNQVVLLALWTVLFVNGLLHPLSCLASASYAPGTFSAVLLYLPLGFLAFRSILPGLSVRQRNAGIAAGLLIHLAVIVLANTI, from the coding sequence ATGAAGCCCCTCTCCCCCACCCTCCTGGCGTGGCTGCTGCCCGCCACCTACCTGATACACCTGCTGGAGGAGTACTATGCCGGCGGCGGTTTCCCGGCATGGCTCTCGGCCTTTATGAATGCCGATCTGTCCACCAACGACTTCCTGATCATCAATGGCATTGCCTGGCCCGTGATGGCGGCCTTTGCCGTTGCCTATACCCTCGGGTGGAAAAACCAGGTGGTTTTGCTGGCTTTATGGACCGTACTGTTCGTCAACGGCCTGCTGCACCCCCTGTCCTGCCTGGCATCCGCCTCTTACGCTCCGGGCACTTTTTCCGCCGTATTGCTCTACCTGCCGCTTGGTTTCCTGGCCTTCAGAAGCATCCTGCCCGGCCTGTCGGTTCGGCAGCGAAATGCCGGCATTGCCGCCGGCCTCCTCATCCACCTGGCTGTAATAGTGCTGGCCAACACTATTTGA